One segment of Desulfolucanica intricata DNA contains the following:
- a CDS encoding DUF6345 domain-containing protein translates to MFKNRKCIFVIMLLLLVVPTSVAYADLDGSEVSIGVEYISNYTAGPGAEYSDPTTAGDAVNGLSDIVSDPNTSWIWDFSYGNSSARELDWKASGRLNGNDSLYTDNVDLNAFCGHGFGMNYVFTVEKNDWYTTVSDLDMGDRDCEWMLAFTCNFLNGTMANFGPIADGVHLVCGYGTDMTVTANAGSRFAYWAKHPYGVRVAWYKYGYDTQNGAWQNIARIFGANASYNDYLWGYGSVSSDPPFYTNSPSSYGVWDYKLNW, encoded by the coding sequence ATGTTTAAAAACAGGAAGTGCATATTTGTAATAATGTTATTATTGTTGGTAGTTCCGACCTCAGTAGCTTACGCCGATTTAGACGGCAGTGAAGTATCGATTGGCGTTGAATATATTTCTAATTATACAGCAGGACCTGGTGCGGAATATAGTGACCCTACCACAGCAGGTGATGCCGTAAATGGCCTTTCAGATATCGTTTCGGATCCAAACACTTCTTGGATATGGGATTTCAGTTATGGTAACAGCTCAGCTAGGGAACTTGATTGGAAGGCGAGTGGTCGCCTCAATGGGAATGATTCTCTTTATACTGACAATGTTGATCTTAATGCTTTTTGTGGTCATGGTTTTGGTATGAATTATGTTTTTACTGTTGAAAAAAATGACTGGTATACGACAGTATCTGATTTGGATATGGGAGATAGGGATTGTGAATGGATGTTAGCCTTTACGTGTAACTTCCTTAATGGAACAATGGCTAATTTCGGCCCAATAGCAGACGGAGTTCACTTAGTTTGTGGTTATGGTACTGATATGACAGTAACTGCTAATGCAGGTTCAAGATTTGCTTACTGGGCAAAGCATCCATACGGCGTAAGGGTGGCCTGGTATAAATATGGCTATGATACTCAGAATGGAGCATGGCAAAATATTGCGAGGATATTTGGAGCAAATGCCTCGTATAATGATTATTTATGGGGCTACGGTTCTGTATCTTCTGATCCACCATTTTATACAAACTCGCCTAGTTCTTATGGCGTTTGGGATTATAAATTAAATTGGTAG